CTGCGGCCGCGGCAACGGCCATCGTGCAGGCCGCCGCAGCATCCGAGCGTCACCCGACGCGGCGCGAGCTGCGTTCGCGCGGCCTCCCTACGGCGAACCAGGTCGACTGATCGCGCCGGTCAGGTCAGGAGAAGCGGATGCCCCACTCGAGCGTCCATGACTCGTCCTGAGCGAGGTGGCGCAGCCCGCGCCCGGAGTTGAACGCCTCGGCGGGTGCCGTCATCGGCTCAATCGCCACCACGAGCGGCCGGCCGGGGTAGCGGTCGGTCGTGAACGCCTGCACGAACGTGAGACCCGCGCCCTGCTGCAAGGTGACGGTGCGTCCGTCGGGGGCGGTCAGGGTCGAGCGGACCATGCCGTCGGCATCACGGTGCAGGTTCGCGAAGCCGGTGTCGAGCTGCAACTCGCCCAGGCGGCGTCCCTCACGCAGGTCGGTGCCGGATGACACCGGCGACTCGCCGATCGGCAGCATCCGCTCATCGGTCTCGAAGTAGGTCTCGGCGGGGATGCGCAGCACGAGATCGCGCGCGTCGACGTCGCCGATCGTGAGGAACGGATGCGTGCCCAGCGCGACCGCCGCCGGCTGCGCCGAGCGGTTGGTCAGGGTGTGGACGACGTCGATGCCGGCATCCGTCAGCGTGTACCGCACGGTCATCTCGACGAGGTAGGGGTAGCCGGTCTGCGGGACGATGGCCGCCGCCAGCGTGACCGCAGCCTCCGTCCGCTCCACGATCTCGTACGCGGTGAACCGCAGCAGACCGTGGCTGGCATTGCGAAACTTCGGTTCGGTGATCGCCAGCGCACGCGTGGTCTCGCCGTCCTGCCAGACGCCATCGCGGATGCGGTTCGGCCAGGGCGCGAGCACAGCACCCGAGCACAGCGGGGTGGGCTCATCCTCCGGATAGGGCGGCACGATCTCGACGCCGCCGACGGTGAGGTGGCGCAGAGAGGCGCCGACCTGCGCGATCTGCGCGGTCACGTCGCCGCGGCGCAGGTGGATCTGGATGCCGGTGGGGGAGCGGGACGTCTCGTCAGAGGGCATGTCGCCATCGTACGGCGGCACCGCCAGGTGCGGAGGGCGGGTTCCCAGGGTGGACCGGTAGACTCGGGCGGTCGGCTTCGAGCACCCGCTTCGCGCGGGGCCTTTCGAGGGTGCAGCCCTCCTTGTGAGCTCAGGGGCCGATGGTTCATCAACCATCACATGAATGGCCCCGGCCGACGGATGCCCGGGTATGTCCGCCGTGCGCTGACTCTGCGCGCACGGGGCGGACGCTGTTCTCGTGTCAGAGACAGTGAGGAAACACCCACCATGCCTAAGAACGGCAAGCCCAAGGGCGGACGTCCGTCCCGCAACTTCGAGCCGCGATACGCGAAGAAGACGTCGTTCCACGACCGTCACGCGGGTTCGCGGTTCGGCCGCGACGAAGAGCGCCGGTCCGACGACCGGCGAGCGGATGCCGGCCAGCGTCGCACCGCCGACCGCCGCCCCGGCAGCATCAGCCCGAAGCACCGCGGCTACCGCGCCGCCGAGACCGGCGGGTCTGCACCCAAGCGCCGCTGGACCGAGCAGGAGCACGCGGGTCGCGACGAGGCCCGCTCGATCCGCAACCGCGCCGAGTCCGGTCGCCGCGAAGCGCCGCACAACCGTGACGACCGCGATGACCGCCGTTTCGGTGAGCGTCGCTTCAGCGACCGCGGCTTCGCCGGGCGGGATCTGGCCGGGCGGGGCGAGCGTCGCTTCGACGACCGCCCGCGCCGCGACGACCGTGCCGGCGGACGCGGCGGGTTCGACCGCACCGAGCGTCCGCGGTTCGAGCGCGACGACCGCCAGCGATTCGATCGTGACGACCGCCAGCGCGGGGACCGTCCGCGTTTCGATCGCGATGACCGTGGCGGACGCGGCGGGTTCGACCGTCGGGATGAGCGTCCGCGCTTCCAGCGCGATGACCGCCAGCGCGGCGACCGTCCCCGCTTCGAGCGCAATGACCGCGGCGGACGCGGTGGCTTCGACCGCGACCGTCAGGGCGGTTTCGACCGTGCCGAGCGCCGCGATGACCGTCCGCGCTTCGATCGGAACGAGCGGAGTGAGCGTCCGCGGTTCGACCGCGATGACCGCCCGTCCCGCGGCTTCGACCGACGCGATGAGCGTCCGGCTCGTGATGACCGTCCACGGTTCGACCGTGATGACCGTCCGCGTCGCGACGACCGTCCTCGGTTCGACCGCGACGACCGCCCCGCGCGCCCCGCGCGCGATGACCGTCCGCGCCGCGAGGATCGTCCCAGCCGCAGCGACTGGAACCGCACTCCCGCAGCCGCAGGCCACCAGGCCGACGACGTGGTGCACGAGCGCCTCGAGGCGCAGGCCGTGCAGGCGACCGAGGTCGCGGATGTCACCTTCGGCGACCTGGGCCTCGGCTCGAACATCGTCGAGATCCTGAAGAACCTGGGTGCGGAGTCGCCGTTCCCGATCCAGGCCGCGACCATCCCGTCGATCCTCGAGGGACGCGACGTGCTGGGCCGTGGTCGCACCGGTTCGGGGAAGACGATCGCCTTCGGCGCTCCGCTGGTCGAGAGCATCCTGCTGTCGCAGAAGGGCAAGCGTCGCGAGATCGGCCGCAAGCCGCGCGCGATCATCCTCGCGCCGACCCGCGAGCTGGCGCTGCAGATCGACCGCACCGTCCAGCCCATCGCCCGCAGCGTCGGCCTGTTCACCACCCAGATCTACGGCGGTGTGCCCCAGGCGCGCCAGGTGGGTGCGCTGAAGAAGGGCGTCGACATCGTGATCGGCACGCCGGGCCGCATCGAAGACCTCATGGAACAGCGCAAGCTCGACCTCTCCGAGGTGCGCATCGCCGTGCTCGACGAGGCCGACCACATGACCGAGCTCGGCTTCGTCGAGCCCGTGCAGCGCATCCTCCGCGCCACCGGCACAGCCCTCGCCGACCGCGAAGCCAGCCAGAAGCTGCTGTTCTCGGCGACGCTCGACCGCGAGGTCGCCTCGCTGGTCGACGAGTTCCTGGTCGACCCGGCGGTCTACGAGGTCGCAGGCGAGGACCAGCAGTCCAGCACGATCGAGCACCGCGTGCTCGTGATCGAGCACCGCGACAAGGCCGAGGTGCTCACCTCGCTCGTCGACCGAGAGGGCCAGACCCTCGTCTTCGCCCGCACCCGCGCCTACGCCGAGATGCTCGCCGAGCA
This is a stretch of genomic DNA from Microbacterium sp. YJN-G. It encodes these proteins:
- a CDS encoding aldose 1-epimerase family protein translates to MPSDETSRSPTGIQIHLRRGDVTAQIAQVGASLRHLTVGGVEIVPPYPEDEPTPLCSGAVLAPWPNRIRDGVWQDGETTRALAITEPKFRNASHGLLRFTAYEIVERTEAAVTLAAAIVPQTGYPYLVEMTVRYTLTDAGIDVVHTLTNRSAQPAAVALGTHPFLTIGDVDARDLVLRIPAETYFETDERMLPIGESPVSSGTDLREGRRLGELQLDTGFANLHRDADGMVRSTLTAPDGRTVTLQQGAGLTFVQAFTTDRYPGRPLVVAIEPMTAPAEAFNSGRGLRHLAQDESWTLEWGIRFS
- a CDS encoding DEAD/DEAH box helicase, translated to MPKNGKPKGGRPSRNFEPRYAKKTSFHDRHAGSRFGRDEERRSDDRRADAGQRRTADRRPGSISPKHRGYRAAETGGSAPKRRWTEQEHAGRDEARSIRNRAESGRREAPHNRDDRDDRRFGERRFSDRGFAGRDLAGRGERRFDDRPRRDDRAGGRGGFDRTERPRFERDDRQRFDRDDRQRGDRPRFDRDDRGGRGGFDRRDERPRFQRDDRQRGDRPRFERNDRGGRGGFDRDRQGGFDRAERRDDRPRFDRNERSERPRFDRDDRPSRGFDRRDERPARDDRPRFDRDDRPRRDDRPRFDRDDRPARPARDDRPRREDRPSRSDWNRTPAAAGHQADDVVHERLEAQAVQATEVADVTFGDLGLGSNIVEILKNLGAESPFPIQAATIPSILEGRDVLGRGRTGSGKTIAFGAPLVESILLSQKGKRREIGRKPRAIILAPTRELALQIDRTVQPIARSVGLFTTQIYGGVPQARQVGALKKGVDIVIGTPGRIEDLMEQRKLDLSEVRIAVLDEADHMTELGFVEPVQRILRATGTALADREASQKLLFSATLDREVASLVDEFLVDPAVYEVAGEDQQSSTIEHRVLVIEHRDKAEVLTSLVDREGQTLVFARTRAYAEMLAEQFEDAGIAAVSLHGDLNQAKRIRNLQKLTSGKVQVLVATDVAARGIHVDDIDLVVQADAPDEYKTYLHRAGRTGRAGRSGRVVTLITRHRRRRMEDLLDRAEIEAPFESAQPGDDVIEEITGRMPSEAELTS